The Chryseolinea soli nucleotide sequence GCGCGAGCGCATCGCCGTAGTGCTTCGAAAAATTTTGGAGCGTCAGCATAAGAAGTTGAAACGTGAAGCCTCCCCGAAACGATGAGCCATAGGGTGGCGATGGGGTGACGAGCAGCCGGTGATGGGGTGAATTTTCAAATCGTCTTAATTCAGTATTAAACTTACAATATATTTGATTACCGCGGCCACTCTTCTATTTTTGGCCGAGCCATTCCCCTTAACCGTATGCAGCTTTCCGAAAAGATCAAAAATTCCATTCGCGACATCCAGGATTATCCCAAGCCGGGCGTGTTGTTCAGGGACATTACACCACTGCTGGCCAACCCGGTGTTGGTGAGGGAAATGGTGCAGCAGCTCATCAAGGATTATGCGGGCCAGAAGATCGATGCCATTGCTTCCACGGAGGCGCGGGGTTTTATTTTCGGGTCGGTTCTCGCCTATGAGTTGGGTTGCCCGTTTATACCGGTCCGTAAAAGCGGTAAGCTTCCCTACAAAACCCGGTCGCAAAGCTACGCGCTTGAATATGGCACGGCCAGCATCGAAATGCACACCGACGCGATACAGCCCGGCTGGCGCGTGCTGGTGCACGACGACCTGTTGGCCACGGGCGGCACCGCCGGCGCAACGGCCGACCTTGTTCAAGCCTTGGGCGGCGTGGTGGTGGGATTCTCTTTTATCATTAACCTCAGCTTTCTGCCGGGAGAAAAAAATTTAAAGGAGCGTTTTGGCCTGCCGCCACATTATTTGGCCAGCTATTAACCATCCGGCAATCAATCCTGTTAAAGCATAGTATGTCCGAAGTTGCACACATCCCCGTGTTTCCCCTGTCGATCTTGCCGTTGCCGGGAGAACTGGTGCCTCTCCATATTTTCGAGCCCCGGTACCGGCAGCTTTTGCACGACGCGGAGGTGAACGACGTCTCTTTCGGCATTTATTTCAGCCACGAAAGCAACGAACAAAAGATCGGGTCGCTCATGAAGCTGGAAAGCATCATCAAGCGATATCCGGGTGGCGAAACGGACATCATTGTGCGGTGCGAGGATATTTTTAGCCTCGACATGCTGCTGCGAACCTATAAAACCAAGCTGTATCCCGGTGGCCATGTCCGGTTTTGGAACGTGGAGGTAAACGCATTCCCCGATCACGAGCTCTACGACCTTTTTCTTCACTATTTAAAGCTGCGAAACATCACCCAGCACTTTAATGTTTTCAATCTTTTCCAGGTGGCTAATGAATTGAACCTGGATTTGGGTGACCGCTATAAATTTCTGACCACCCCCGAAGACCGCCGGGAGGCTTTTTTGTTGAACCGGATGAAATTCCAGGTGCACATCCTCGAGCAGGAGGAGCGGAGCAAGGATAATTTTCATCTAAATTAAATATACCCGCTTCTGCGAAACCCTATTCGCATAAAATCGTTACGTGAAGATTTATTGATTTTTTTGTATCCACTTTCCTTTCCGTCCGTTTGATGCGCCTTTGTAAAAAACACGTGCTATAGCCATGCCGTTGGTGTCACATTTTTGTTTCATGAACGGGATGTTAACAAAAATTAACGTTTGCGCTGCAACATTCAATCGAAACCAGACGTCTTAGGTACATATATCAAAACAAAATCCTTATGAAAAAAACAGTATCTCTTTTAGCTGTGCTGATGGTGATGAGCACGTTGACTTTTGCGCGAAGACTCGATACGCCTGCTGCAGCTGCAGCATCCGGCATGGCGGTAATGAAGACCGGTTCTATCTTTAAGGTCTATTATAAAGGACCCAAAGAAAATACAGTAAAGGTGACCATCCTGAATAGCGACAAAGAGATTATATATAAAGAGACCGTGAAAAATACCTCAGGTTTTGCACGTCCCTATAATTTCACGAATCTCCCCGAAGGCGACTATACGATCGAAGTGAACGATGAAGCAGGCACACGCATCGAAAAAGTGAGCTATCACACCAGCACCGTTCAAAAGCTGGCGCATTTGTCGCGCCTCAATGGCGATTCGGAGCGCTTTATCCTCACGGTGTCTAATAAAGACTCCGAAAATCTGCAGATCAAGATCTACGCAGAAGATCAAACCCTGATTTATTCCGGCAACGAAAGGATCAAAGGCGACTTTGCCAAGATCTACAACCTGGAAAAGATCACCGGCAAAGTTTCATTCGAGATCAGCGATGACAAAGGTGTAACGAAGACGCTACGCTACTAATAAGGATATAATATTTTGTGATGCGCCCGGAGCGCAGAAGAAAATACAAAAAGCAACCCATCACCCGGGTTGCTTTTTTGTTTGTTTAGGGGTGGGGTTAGGGCTGGTTTAGGGTGGAATTGGCCCCTACTGCAAACGTTGTCTTAATTTTTTTTTTGCCGATTGCGTTTGCGGACACTTTCGACAGGAGGTTTTGGGTGATTCCCCCATAATTTTTTCCGCAAACGTTGTTTCAGGTTTTAAAACAGGTTTCCTTACAACTTCCGGCTTTGTTGCGCAACCTCCCGTTACATTTGTATCACAAAACAAAAACAAACAAACACGAATTATGAAAACAAAGTCTCTTTACCTCGCAGCACTTATCGTTATCAGTGCAGCTGTAGCCGCGGTCGGAAAAGATGAACCCCGTAGTGCTGGCGTCGCCATCGTACCTGTTAAAGGATCTGAAGTATTCAAGCTGATCTATAAATCTGAAACAGCAAGCAAAGTAAAACTCAACATCTACAATGCTGCTTCGAAAGTGATCTTCACCGAAACCCTGAGCAACGCAGAAGGATTTATCCGTCCCCTGAATTTCTCTGGCCTGCCTTTCGGCGAATATACTGTAGAAGTAATCGACGCTGCTGGCAAGAAAACTGAGAAGATCAACTTCCAACCTGCAAAAGCAACCAGCACGATCCACGTATCGAAGCTTGCCAACGAAGAAGGTAAATTCCTCCTGGCCGTTTCTAAGACTGCTGGTTCTGAAGTGAACGTGAAGATCTATGACGAAGCCAACAACCTGGTGCACAGCGAAAGCAGAACCGTAACCGGTGACTTCGCTCAACTGTATACCATCAAAGCTTCTGGTTCTTATACGTTCGAAGTATCGGACAACGCCGGTAACACAAAGACCGTACGTTTCTAAGACCTCAGGTTCTCGAGAAACAAAAAGCCTTCGCGTGCGCGCGACGGCTTTTTGTCGTTTATGGGGTGACGTAAAAAATGGAATAGGCGTGAAATGACCTACATTTGTTCCTGTTAAGATCTTTAAAAGAAATGTCTATGAAGCCTGATCTGAGTTCGCGAGCGCAAGTAGAGAAGCTGATCAGCGCCTTTTACGCGCGGGTTTCGGAGGATGCCTTGCTGGGGCCTGTATTTAGACATGTTGACTGGCCGCACCATTTACCCATCATGGTCAACTTCTGGTCGTCCATGTTGCTGGGCGATCAATCGTATCGCGGCAACCCCTTTCAAAAACACATTCACCTGCCCATCGGCCGGGAGCACTTTGATCAATGGCTCCATCTTTTTTACACCACCCTCAATGAGCACTTTTCCGGCCCCATAGCCGAAGAAGCCAAGACACGGGCCGCCAGCATTGCCACCCTTTTCCAACACCGTTTGGGGCTTACCGCCTAACCCAAACCGGTTTCATTATTTGAAGGACCTGCCGTATCTTTAACGTTCTCAAAAAAAGAACGAACCGATGCGCCGTATACTCTCGCTCACCATCCTCCTGTTGATCATGGCCACCGGGCTTACGGCCCAGGATTTGTATGGCCTTTATCAAGCCGAAGATTTCACCCAGGAAAATCTCTTCACCAACAACATCGAAGGTCCGGCGTTCGACGCGCAGGGAAACCTCTTTGTGGTGAACTATCAAAAGGATGGCACCATCGGATTGGTGCAGCCCAACGGCACCGTATCGCTTTTTGTGACCTTGCCGGAAGGCAGTGTGGCCAACAGCATCCAATTCACCAGCAAAGGCAAGATGTTGCTGGCCGATTTCAAAGGCCACAACGTGTTGCAGGTGAACATGAAAACGAAGAAGATCAGCGTCTACGTTCACAACGATAAATTCAACCAGCCCAATGACTTTTGCATCAATTCGCGCGATCAGCTTTTTGTGTCGGACCCCAATTGGAAAGAAAGCACGGGCCAGTTGTGGCGCATCGACCGCGGCGGCAAGGCGGTGTTGCTCGCCGACCAGATGGGCACCACCAACGGCATCGAGCTGAGCCCCGATGAACGCACCCTCTACGTGAACGAAAGCGTGCAGCGCAAGATCTGGAAGTTTGATGTGGACGGAAAAGGAAACATCTCCAACAAAAAACTCTTCGCCGAATTTCCCGATTTTGGTTTCGATGGCATGAAATGCGACGAACAAGGCAACCTGTATGTGACGCGCTATGGCAAAGGCGCCGTGGCCGTGTTGTCGCCCGCCGGTGATTTGATCCGTGAGATAAAATTGAAAGGGAAAAACTGCAGCAACCTCGTGTTTGGCGGCCTCAATGGAAAGCTCGTGTTTGTGACGTTGCAAGACCGCAAAGGCATGGAGCGTTTTCGCAACGACGTTGCCGGCAAGTACAAGGGGTTACAATAGTCCTATTGGACTTGCTCTACCAATTCCAGACGTTTCACCACACTCGCAGGCGCCAGGATCGTGCCCGGCGACAACACGGCGTTGGCCCCGATCTTCACGTTATCGCCCACCAGCGCCCCAAATTTAGTTACACCCGTGGCCAGTTTTTGATGATCCACCAGCACGTGAATGGCCTTCTCGATTCGTTCGTTAAAATGATTGCAGATGATGCTTCCGGCTTCCATGTTCACTCCCGATCCCAGCAGTGAATCGCCCACAAAATTGAAATGCGCTAGTGCACTGCCCGGCAAAATGCAGCTCGATTTGATCTCGCATCCCGGCCCAACCGAAACCTTCTCGCCCAGGAAAACACCGCCGCGCAAATAGGCGTGCGCTCCGACAAAGCAACCCTCGCCGATGATGCAAGGGCCTTTCAACACCACGTTCTCTTCTATCCGCGCGTTCTTGTGAATGGCCACGTGGCCCTTTACCACATAATCGGTTGACAAGCCTTTTAGGCGCTCGGTCAACAGCGATTGAATGTTGGCACAAAATGTCCAGGGGTCTTCGTTTACATGGCGGGGAAAAAGCGCGGCAAAGTTCTCGAGATAGTGTGATAAGGAGAGCATAGAGCGGATTTATTGTTCGTAGAATTCGAGCGGCAGATGATCGGGATCGGCAAAAAAAGTGAATCGCTTGCCCGTGTACTCATCGATTCGGACCGGCTCAAAGGCAATGTTTTTTTGCTTTAGCCATGCCGTTGCTTCATCGAGATTGGCCACTTCAAAGGCGAGGTGACGCAAGCCACAAGCTTCCGGTCGCGAGACGCGGGCCGGGGGAT carries:
- a CDS encoding adenine phosphoribosyltransferase gives rise to the protein MQLSEKIKNSIRDIQDYPKPGVLFRDITPLLANPVLVREMVQQLIKDYAGQKIDAIASTEARGFIFGSVLAYELGCPFIPVRKSGKLPYKTRSQSYALEYGTASIEMHTDAIQPGWRVLVHDDLLATGGTAGATADLVQALGGVVVGFSFIINLSFLPGEKNLKERFGLPPHYLASY
- a CDS encoding LON peptidase substrate-binding domain-containing protein, whose translation is MSEVAHIPVFPLSILPLPGELVPLHIFEPRYRQLLHDAEVNDVSFGIYFSHESNEQKIGSLMKLESIIKRYPGGETDIIVRCEDIFSLDMLLRTYKTKLYPGGHVRFWNVEVNAFPDHELYDLFLHYLKLRNITQHFNVFNLFQVANELNLDLGDRYKFLTTPEDRREAFLLNRMKFQVHILEQEERSKDNFHLN
- a CDS encoding group III truncated hemoglobin; the encoded protein is MKPDLSSRAQVEKLISAFYARVSEDALLGPVFRHVDWPHHLPIMVNFWSSMLLGDQSYRGNPFQKHIHLPIGREHFDQWLHLFYTTLNEHFSGPIAEEAKTRAASIATLFQHRLGLTA
- a CDS encoding SMP-30/gluconolactonase/LRE family protein, which translates into the protein MRRILSLTILLLIMATGLTAQDLYGLYQAEDFTQENLFTNNIEGPAFDAQGNLFVVNYQKDGTIGLVQPNGTVSLFVTLPEGSVANSIQFTSKGKMLLADFKGHNVLQVNMKTKKISVYVHNDKFNQPNDFCINSRDQLFVSDPNWKESTGQLWRIDRGGKAVLLADQMGTTNGIELSPDERTLYVNESVQRKIWKFDVDGKGNISNKKLFAEFPDFGFDGMKCDEQGNLYVTRYGKGAVAVLSPAGDLIREIKLKGKNCSNLVFGGLNGKLVFVTLQDRKGMERFRNDVAGKYKGLQ
- a CDS encoding DapH/DapD/GlmU-related protein, giving the protein MLSLSHYLENFAALFPRHVNEDPWTFCANIQSLLTERLKGLSTDYVVKGHVAIHKNARIEENVVLKGPCIIGEGCFVGAHAYLRGGVFLGEKVSVGPGCEIKSSCILPGSALAHFNFVGDSLLGSGVNMEAGSIICNHFNERIEKAIHVLVDHQKLATGVTKFGALVGDNVKIGANAVLSPGTILAPASVVKRLELVEQVQ
- a CDS encoding VOC family protein; the encoded protein is MLTLRAVHHVAIICSNYEASKKFYTDVLGFRVVAEHYRAERRSYKLDLALGDRYCIELFSFPDPPARVSRPEACGLRHLAFEVANLDEATAWLKQKNIAFEPVRIDEYTGKRFTFFADPDHLPLEFYEQ